The Calliphora vicina chromosome 3, idCalVici1.1, whole genome shotgun sequence genome contains a region encoding:
- the Cpr67B gene encoding uncharacterized protein Cpr67B codes for MKCILFSVFLVVLPTALLAENIFKINISPEEAQQFLNQAGLRGLNNIEYAPKTGENPLPEARNEKGEFVYMGRVIEHPEEYVEEHYDAHQYHGQDGLGQYVYGYKDWNQGKNEKKDADGTVSGTYKYVQPHGRDFVANYYADKTGFHVEDNRPAYLKTPATKTPAVLKAEEEHFKLWGELAAANGHSPDPYAAEYQTQEGRYEPSAAEQQEYVHQEPPYVPGPEEKGDPKGFFYAFDYNVPLLRNKQERAELEQLRSVNNKD; via the exons atgaaGTGCATTTTGTTCAGTGTATTTTTGGTG GTTTTACCCACTGCTCTATTGGCtgagaatattttcaaaatcaatatttCTCCCGAAGAAGCCCAACAGTTTCTTAATCAAGCCGGTCTTCGTGGCTTAAACAACATTGAGTACGCACCCAAGACTGGTGAGAATCCCCTGCCCGAGGCACGCAATGAAAAGGGAGAATTTGTCTATATGGGACGCGTTATTGAACATCCAGAAGAGTATGTAGAAGAACATTATGATGCCCATCAGTATCATGGTCAAGATGGTTTGGGTCAGTACGTATACGGTTACAAGGACTGGAATCAGGGTAAAAACGAAAAGAAAGACGCTGATGGTACCGTCAGTGGCACCTACAAATACGTCCAACCCCATGGTCGTGACTTTGTGGCCAACTACTATGCCGACAAGACCGGTTTCCATGTGGAAGACAATCGTCCAGCTTACTTGAAAACACCAGCCACCAAGACCCCAGCTGTTCTCAAGGCCGAAGAGGAACATTTCAAGTTGTGGGGTGAATTAGCTGCCGCCAATGGTCACAGTCCCGATCCTTATGCTGCCGAATATCAAACACAAGAAGGTCGCTATGAACCCTCTGCCGCCGAACAACAAGAATATGTCCATCAAGAACCACCCTATGTGCCTGGACCCGAAGAGAAGGGTGACCCCAAGGGCTTCTTCTATGCCTTCGATTATAATGTACCATTGTTGCGCAACAAGCAGGAACGTGCTGAATTAGAACAATTGCGTTCTGTTAACAATAAGGATTAG